GGTAAAACAACACTGACTCTTCACGCTATTGCTGAGGCTCAAAAGGCTGGAGGTATTGCTGCTTTCATTGATGCAGAGCACGCTTTCGACAGAACTTATGCTGCGAAATTAGGAATCGATTTAGAAAACCTTATTATTTCTCAGCCGGACAACGGAGAACAGGCATTGGAAATTGCTGATAACCTTATTCGTTCAGGAGCTATCGATATCGTAGTTATTGACTCTGTTGCAGCTCTTACGCCAAAAGCAGAGATCGAAGGTGAAATGGGAGATTCCAAAATGGGTCTTCACGCAAGATTAATGTCTCAGGCATTAAGAAAACTTACAGCTACTATTTCAAGAACGAAGTGTACTGTAATCTTCATCAACCAGCTGAGAGAAAAAATCGGTGTAATGTTCGGAAATCCTGAAACTACTACCGGAGGTAACGCTCTTAAGTTCTATGCTTCTGTAAGAATTGATATCAGAAAAGCAAGTGCACCAATTAAGCAAGGTGACGAAGCTATCGGAAGCCGTGTGAAAGTGAAGATTGTGAAAAACAAAGTTGCACCTCCTTTCAAACAAGCTGAATTCGACATCATGTACGGTGAAGGAGTTTCTAAAGTAGGTGAAATTCTGGATACTGCAGTAGATATGGGAATTGTGAAGAAAAGCGGCTCTTGGTTCAGCTATGAAGAATCTAAACTAGGTCAGGGACGTGATGCTGTAAAAGATGTGTTAAAAGACAATCCTGAACTTTCCGAGGAATTGGAAAACAAGATCAAGGAAGAAATGAAAAACAAATAATTTTTCAGAAAAAATAATAAAAAGGCAGTCTTCGGATTGCCTTTTTTGTTCCGGACATACATTCACCAATTCTTTTATTAGCAAATTCTTGGCAACAGAACAGACAATTTATAAAAAAATGAGGCTGAACATTATAGAACAGCCTCATTTTGTTTTTATATTTTTATTATTATTCTACAATTTTACCTTGCAGCTGTAATGCCCCGGCAACCTTCATTCCCTTTACAGGAGTTTCAAATTTCATATTTTCCTTATTCACAAAGGC
This genomic window from Chryseobacterium sp. MEBOG06 contains:
- the recA gene encoding recombinase RecA, with protein sequence MSNIDDKKKALALVLDKLDKTYGKGTVMTLGDSAIDTTIEVIPSGSLGLDIALGIGGYPKGRIIEIYGPESSGKTTLTLHAIAEAQKAGGIAAFIDAEHAFDRTYAAKLGIDLENLIISQPDNGEQALEIADNLIRSGAIDIVVIDSVAALTPKAEIEGEMGDSKMGLHARLMSQALRKLTATISRTKCTVIFINQLREKIGVMFGNPETTTGGNALKFYASVRIDIRKASAPIKQGDEAIGSRVKVKIVKNKVAPPFKQAEFDIMYGEGVSKVGEILDTAVDMGIVKKSGSWFSYEESKLGQGRDAVKDVLKDNPELSEELENKIKEEMKNK